In Aspergillus fumigatus Af293 chromosome 4, whole genome shotgun sequence, one genomic interval encodes:
- a CDS encoding DUF3431 domain-containing protein, translating to MRLSYRVGLAALLILAFVLIKRHLDSLQDGSHVPSSWQFSNVVWGGAAEPVATPASKPEKEKPQTPAPAVEQSLPIKQTYEITPIIVPNDRVIVMARLSREDTSWVSTDLNEWRNFIYTVDDVNAARHTPKNKGRESLAYLQYIVDHYHDLPSTMVFLHSHKDGWEAGWHTDTLDYSNVESVRTLQTEYVQKSGFVNLRCQGNPGCPDEIRPLDDPPRPGKENSRVYARAWEELHNNTNIPEVVGAPCCSQFAVSKAQVLKRPLSDYQRYYNWVLTNNLPDELTAWIMEYSWHIIFGKDPVFCPDIYQCYQNVYGNPYSW from the exons ATGAGACTTTCCTACCGTGTCGGGTTAGCCGCCCTCCTAATCCTCGCCTTCGTCCTGATCAAGCGCCATCTAGATTCCCTTCAGGATGGTTCGCACGTACCGTCCTCCTGGCAGTTCAGCAACGTGGTATGGGGCGGCGCTGCGGAGCCTGTCGCTACTCCCGCCAGCAAAcctgaaaaagaaaaacctCAGACACCGGCCCCGGCAGTAGAGCAATCTCTTCCAATCAAACAAACCTACGAGATCACTCCTATTATCGTTCCCAATGACCGTGTGATCGTGATGGCCAGATTGAGCCGGGAGGATACGTCATGGGTGAGCACTGATTTGAATGA ATGGCGCAATTTCATCTACACCGTTGATGACGTGAACGCGGCTCGACACACCCCGAAGAACAAAGGCCGCGAGAGTCTTGCCTACCTTCAATACATTGTCGATCATTACCATGATCTTCCGTCCACAATGGTCTTCCTCCACAGCCACAAAGACGGCTGGGAGGCGGGTTGGCACACGGATACGCTGGATTATAGCAATGTGGAATCGGTTCGAACACTCCAGACCGAATATGTCCAGAAGAGCGGCTTCGTCAACCTTCGCTGTCAGGGAAATCCCGGCTGTCCCGACGAAATCCGTCCGTTAGACGATCCGCCTCGGCCAGGAAAGGAGAACAGTAGAGTCTATGCCCGGGCGTGGGAGGAGTTGCACAACAACACCAACATACCCGAAGTTGTTGGCGCACCGTGCTGCTCGCAATTCGCTGTGTCCAAAGCGCAAGTCTTGAAGCGCCCTCTCAGTGATTATCAACGGTACTACAATTGGGTTCTCACGAACAACTTGCCGGACGAGCTCACTGCCTGGATCATGGAATATTCCTGGCACATCATATTTGGAAAGGATCCAGTGTTCTGTCCAGATATTTACCAGTGCTACCAGAATGTTTATGGGAATCCATATTCCTGGTAG